A single window of Xylocopa sonorina isolate GNS202 chromosome 5, iyXylSono1_principal, whole genome shotgun sequence DNA harbors:
- the Hr3 gene encoding nuclear hormone receptor 3 ROR-beta isoform X6, with the protein MQVVQQVAAFIQRRDQPKKDKFCARARCKVSSSWSRKQPQIEIIPCKVCGDKSSGVHYGVITCEGCKGFFRRSQSSVVNYQCPRNKNCVVDRVNRNRCQYCRLQKCLRLGMSRDAVKFGRMSKKQREKVEDEVRFHKAQMRAASETAPDSSVFEHQTPSSSDQHHPYNGGYAYSGEYASPGPGTGGSGYYNHQAMTNYELSADYVDSTTTYDPRPTQTQVADTVAPDTPSAVTATGVLPSVVTTGKSLSASTTGSSTGGSGGGSSGGGGGGGGGGGGGNGGGSGGGGGSGSGGSGSGTGGGAAAGGGSLSGGGIVAVKQETTVELASLGHGSYTMVDSTTFLSGQQQRVSNPSEDDEVPSLPSMSHARYPAQISELLSKTIADAHARTCLLSTEQIQEAFRKPHDLSRLIYYKNMAHEQLWLECAQKLTTVIQQIIEFAKMVPGFMKLSQDDQIVLLKAGSFELAVLRMSRYLDLQQNCVLYGDTMLPQDAFYTTDTAEMKLVSCVFELARSIAELKLTETELALYSAAVLLSPDRPGLKGLAEITRLSQAVIRALRSELDRNHVSPIKGDVTVCDAILAKITQLREISLLHMDALAKFKRSQPHLEFPALHKELFSVDS; encoded by the exons CCCAGATCGAAATAATCCCGTGCAAGGTGTGCGGCGACAAGAGCAGCGGCGTTCATTACGGCGTGATCACCTGCGAGGGCTGCAAAGGCTTCTTCAGGCGGTCCCAGTCGTCGGTCGTCAACTATCAATGTCCACGGAACAAGAATTGCGTGGTCGACCGTGTAAACAGAAACCGGTGCCAGTACTGTCGGTTGCAAAAGTGCCTACGCCTCGGCATGTCCAGAGATG CCGTTAAATTCGGGCGCATGTCGAAGAAGCAGCGGGAGAAGGTCGAGGACGAAGTTAGGTTCCACAAGGCACAAATGAGAGCGGCCTCCGAGACAGCGCCCGACAGCAGTGTGTTTGAACATCAGACCCCAAGCAGTTCGGATCAACATCACCCTTACAACGGCGG GTACGCGTATAGTGGTGAATACGCTTCTCCCGGCCCCGGCACGGGTGGGTCGGGTTATTACAATCATCAAGCGATGACGAACTACGAGCTTAGCGCCGATTACGTCGACAGCACGACGACCTACGATCCACGACCGACGCAGACGCAGGTCGCGGACACTGTCGCCCCTGATACGCCCTCCGCTGTCACCGCGACTGGGGTATTACCCAGCGTGGTCACCACCG GGAAGTCGCTGTCTGCCTCGACGACCGGAAGCAGCACGGGGGGTAGTGGTGGAGGTAGTAGCGGCGGcggaggcggcggtggtggcggtggtggcggtggtAACGGTGGTGGatccggtggtggtggtggctcGGGTAGCGGAGGGAGCGGTTCTGGCACCGGCGGTGGCGCGGCCGCCGGTGGCGGTTCCCTGAGCGGTGGTGGAATCGTTGCTGTCAAGCAAGAGACCACCGTCGAGCTGGCCAGCTTGGGCCACGGCTCGTACACGATGGTCGACTCGACGACCTTTCTGAGCGGTCAGCAACAGAGGGTCAGCAATCCATCCGAGGACGACGAAGTGCCGAGTCTGCCCAGTATGTCCCATGCGAGAT ATCCGGCACAGATCAGCGAGTTGCTCTCAAAAACGATAGCGGATGCACACGCAAGAACGTGTCTGCTGTCGACGGAACAGATCCAGGAGGCTTTCCGGAAGCCGCACGACCTCTCCAGATTGATCTACTACAAGAACATGGCGCACGAGCAGCTCTGGCTCGAGTGCGCCCAAAAACTAACCACCGTTATCCAGCAGATCATCGAGTTCGCCAAGATGGTCCCTGGATTCATGAAGCTCTCGCAGGACGACCAGATTGTTCTATTAAAGGCTG GTTCCTTCGAGTTGGCTGTGCTACGTATGAGCAGGTACCTCGATCTCCAGCAGAACTGTGTCCTCTACGGTGACACCATGTTGCCACAGGACGCGTTTTACACGACGGACACGGCGGAAATGAAGCTTGTTTCTTGCGTGTTTGAGTTGGCCAGGAGTATTGCCGAATTGAAGCTTACGGAAACAGAGCTGGCTCTTTACAGTGCTGCGGTTCTTCTCAGTCCCG ATCGGCCGGGGCTGAAAGGGCTCGCGGAAATCACGAGACTGTCGCAGGCGGTGATCAGGGCGCTGAGGTCGGAGCTGGATCGTAACCACGTGTCGCCCATAAAGGGCGACGTGACCGTGTGCGACGCGATCCTCGCGAAGATCACCCAGTTGAGGGAGATCTCGCTGCTGCACATGGACGCCCTGGCGAAGTTCAAACGGTCCCAGCCGCACCTCGAGTTCCCGGCCCTCCACAAAGAGCTTTTCAGCGTCGACAGCTGA
- the Hr3 gene encoding nuclear hormone receptor 3 ROR-beta isoform X3, producing the protein MEGSLSTFGGPSWGADSTSPQPPETTRTRVPAQTPSPENTLLDDRRLQVNSIRAQIEIIPCKVCGDKSSGVHYGVITCEGCKGFFRRSQSSVVNYQCPRNKNCVVDRVNRNRCQYCRLQKCLRLGMSRDAVKFGRMSKKQREKVEDEVRFHKAQMRAASETAPDSSVFEHQTPSSSDQHHPYNGGYAYSGEYASPGPGTGGSGYYNHQAMTNYELSADYVDSTTTYDPRPTQTQVADTVAPDTPSAVTATGVLPSVVTTGKSLSASTTGSSTGGSGGGSSGGGGGGGGGGGGGNGGGSGGGGGSGSGGSGSGTGGGAAAGGGSLSGGGIVAVKQETTVELASLGHGSYTMVDSTTFLSGQQQRVSNPSEDDEVPSLPSMSHARYPAQISELLSKTIADAHARTCLLSTEQIQEAFRKPHDLSRLIYYKNMAHEQLWLECAQKLTTVIQQIIEFAKMVPGFMKLSQDDQIVLLKAGSFELAVLRMSRYLDLQQNCVLYGDTMLPQDAFYTTDTAEMKLVSCVFELARSIAELKLTETELALYSAAVLLSPDRPGLKGLAEITRLSQAVIRALRSELDRNHVSPIKGDVTVCDAILAKITQLREISLLHMDALAKFKRSQPHLEFPALHKELFSVDS; encoded by the exons ATGGAGGGAAGTCTCTCAACGTTCGGTGGGCCAAGTTGGGGGGCGGATAGCACGAGTCCTCAGCCACCGGAAACCACGAGAACCAGGGTGCCAGCGCAAACTCCGAGTCCGGAGAACACCCTTTTGGACGATCGTAGGCTCCAGGTCAATtctatacgag CCCAGATCGAAATAATCCCGTGCAAGGTGTGCGGCGACAAGAGCAGCGGCGTTCATTACGGCGTGATCACCTGCGAGGGCTGCAAAGGCTTCTTCAGGCGGTCCCAGTCGTCGGTCGTCAACTATCAATGTCCACGGAACAAGAATTGCGTGGTCGACCGTGTAAACAGAAACCGGTGCCAGTACTGTCGGTTGCAAAAGTGCCTACGCCTCGGCATGTCCAGAGATG CCGTTAAATTCGGGCGCATGTCGAAGAAGCAGCGGGAGAAGGTCGAGGACGAAGTTAGGTTCCACAAGGCACAAATGAGAGCGGCCTCCGAGACAGCGCCCGACAGCAGTGTGTTTGAACATCAGACCCCAAGCAGTTCGGATCAACATCACCCTTACAACGGCGG GTACGCGTATAGTGGTGAATACGCTTCTCCCGGCCCCGGCACGGGTGGGTCGGGTTATTACAATCATCAAGCGATGACGAACTACGAGCTTAGCGCCGATTACGTCGACAGCACGACGACCTACGATCCACGACCGACGCAGACGCAGGTCGCGGACACTGTCGCCCCTGATACGCCCTCCGCTGTCACCGCGACTGGGGTATTACCCAGCGTGGTCACCACCG GGAAGTCGCTGTCTGCCTCGACGACCGGAAGCAGCACGGGGGGTAGTGGTGGAGGTAGTAGCGGCGGcggaggcggcggtggtggcggtggtggcggtggtAACGGTGGTGGatccggtggtggtggtggctcGGGTAGCGGAGGGAGCGGTTCTGGCACCGGCGGTGGCGCGGCCGCCGGTGGCGGTTCCCTGAGCGGTGGTGGAATCGTTGCTGTCAAGCAAGAGACCACCGTCGAGCTGGCCAGCTTGGGCCACGGCTCGTACACGATGGTCGACTCGACGACCTTTCTGAGCGGTCAGCAACAGAGGGTCAGCAATCCATCCGAGGACGACGAAGTGCCGAGTCTGCCCAGTATGTCCCATGCGAGAT ATCCGGCACAGATCAGCGAGTTGCTCTCAAAAACGATAGCGGATGCACACGCAAGAACGTGTCTGCTGTCGACGGAACAGATCCAGGAGGCTTTCCGGAAGCCGCACGACCTCTCCAGATTGATCTACTACAAGAACATGGCGCACGAGCAGCTCTGGCTCGAGTGCGCCCAAAAACTAACCACCGTTATCCAGCAGATCATCGAGTTCGCCAAGATGGTCCCTGGATTCATGAAGCTCTCGCAGGACGACCAGATTGTTCTATTAAAGGCTG GTTCCTTCGAGTTGGCTGTGCTACGTATGAGCAGGTACCTCGATCTCCAGCAGAACTGTGTCCTCTACGGTGACACCATGTTGCCACAGGACGCGTTTTACACGACGGACACGGCGGAAATGAAGCTTGTTTCTTGCGTGTTTGAGTTGGCCAGGAGTATTGCCGAATTGAAGCTTACGGAAACAGAGCTGGCTCTTTACAGTGCTGCGGTTCTTCTCAGTCCCG ATCGGCCGGGGCTGAAAGGGCTCGCGGAAATCACGAGACTGTCGCAGGCGGTGATCAGGGCGCTGAGGTCGGAGCTGGATCGTAACCACGTGTCGCCCATAAAGGGCGACGTGACCGTGTGCGACGCGATCCTCGCGAAGATCACCCAGTTGAGGGAGATCTCGCTGCTGCACATGGACGCCCTGGCGAAGTTCAAACGGTCCCAGCCGCACCTCGAGTTCCCGGCCCTCCACAAAGAGCTTTTCAGCGTCGACAGCTGA
- the Hr3 gene encoding nuclear hormone receptor 3 ROR-beta isoform X1, with product MQVVQQVAAFIQRRDQPKKDKFCARARCKVSSSWSRKQRKFLAPESSVYASKRARFAQIEIIPCKVCGDKSSGVHYGVITCEGCKGFFRRSQSSVVNYQCPRNKNCVVDRVNRNRCQYCRLQKCLRLGMSRDAVKFGRMSKKQREKVEDEVRFHKAQMRAASETAPDSSVFEHQTPSSSDQHHPYNGGYAYSGEYASPGPGTGGSGYYNHQAMTNYELSADYVDSTTTYDPRPTQTQVADTVAPDTPSAVTATGVLPSVVTTGKSLSASTTGSSTGGSGGGSSGGGGGGGGGGGGGNGGGSGGGGGSGSGGSGSGTGGGAAAGGGSLSGGGIVAVKQETTVELASLGHGSYTMVDSTTFLSGQQQRVSNPSEDDEVPSLPSMSHARYPAQISELLSKTIADAHARTCLLSTEQIQEAFRKPHDLSRLIYYKNMAHEQLWLECAQKLTTVIQQIIEFAKMVPGFMKLSQDDQIVLLKAGSFELAVLRMSRYLDLQQNCVLYGDTMLPQDAFYTTDTAEMKLVSCVFELARSIAELKLTETELALYSAAVLLSPDRPGLKGLAEITRLSQAVIRALRSELDRNHVSPIKGDVTVCDAILAKITQLREISLLHMDALAKFKRSQPHLEFPALHKELFSVDS from the exons CCCAGATCGAAATAATCCCGTGCAAGGTGTGCGGCGACAAGAGCAGCGGCGTTCATTACGGCGTGATCACCTGCGAGGGCTGCAAAGGCTTCTTCAGGCGGTCCCAGTCGTCGGTCGTCAACTATCAATGTCCACGGAACAAGAATTGCGTGGTCGACCGTGTAAACAGAAACCGGTGCCAGTACTGTCGGTTGCAAAAGTGCCTACGCCTCGGCATGTCCAGAGATG CCGTTAAATTCGGGCGCATGTCGAAGAAGCAGCGGGAGAAGGTCGAGGACGAAGTTAGGTTCCACAAGGCACAAATGAGAGCGGCCTCCGAGACAGCGCCCGACAGCAGTGTGTTTGAACATCAGACCCCAAGCAGTTCGGATCAACATCACCCTTACAACGGCGG GTACGCGTATAGTGGTGAATACGCTTCTCCCGGCCCCGGCACGGGTGGGTCGGGTTATTACAATCATCAAGCGATGACGAACTACGAGCTTAGCGCCGATTACGTCGACAGCACGACGACCTACGATCCACGACCGACGCAGACGCAGGTCGCGGACACTGTCGCCCCTGATACGCCCTCCGCTGTCACCGCGACTGGGGTATTACCCAGCGTGGTCACCACCG GGAAGTCGCTGTCTGCCTCGACGACCGGAAGCAGCACGGGGGGTAGTGGTGGAGGTAGTAGCGGCGGcggaggcggcggtggtggcggtggtggcggtggtAACGGTGGTGGatccggtggtggtggtggctcGGGTAGCGGAGGGAGCGGTTCTGGCACCGGCGGTGGCGCGGCCGCCGGTGGCGGTTCCCTGAGCGGTGGTGGAATCGTTGCTGTCAAGCAAGAGACCACCGTCGAGCTGGCCAGCTTGGGCCACGGCTCGTACACGATGGTCGACTCGACGACCTTTCTGAGCGGTCAGCAACAGAGGGTCAGCAATCCATCCGAGGACGACGAAGTGCCGAGTCTGCCCAGTATGTCCCATGCGAGAT ATCCGGCACAGATCAGCGAGTTGCTCTCAAAAACGATAGCGGATGCACACGCAAGAACGTGTCTGCTGTCGACGGAACAGATCCAGGAGGCTTTCCGGAAGCCGCACGACCTCTCCAGATTGATCTACTACAAGAACATGGCGCACGAGCAGCTCTGGCTCGAGTGCGCCCAAAAACTAACCACCGTTATCCAGCAGATCATCGAGTTCGCCAAGATGGTCCCTGGATTCATGAAGCTCTCGCAGGACGACCAGATTGTTCTATTAAAGGCTG GTTCCTTCGAGTTGGCTGTGCTACGTATGAGCAGGTACCTCGATCTCCAGCAGAACTGTGTCCTCTACGGTGACACCATGTTGCCACAGGACGCGTTTTACACGACGGACACGGCGGAAATGAAGCTTGTTTCTTGCGTGTTTGAGTTGGCCAGGAGTATTGCCGAATTGAAGCTTACGGAAACAGAGCTGGCTCTTTACAGTGCTGCGGTTCTTCTCAGTCCCG ATCGGCCGGGGCTGAAAGGGCTCGCGGAAATCACGAGACTGTCGCAGGCGGTGATCAGGGCGCTGAGGTCGGAGCTGGATCGTAACCACGTGTCGCCCATAAAGGGCGACGTGACCGTGTGCGACGCGATCCTCGCGAAGATCACCCAGTTGAGGGAGATCTCGCTGCTGCACATGGACGCCCTGGCGAAGTTCAAACGGTCCCAGCCGCACCTCGAGTTCCCGGCCCTCCACAAAGAGCTTTTCAGCGTCGACAGCTGA
- the Hr3 gene encoding nuclear hormone receptor 3 ROR-beta isoform X10, producing the protein MFEMWSAVSSKLEHSATSSGSPLPLTSHAPQTPHTSSGSIKAQIEIIPCKVCGDKSSGVHYGVITCEGCKGFFRRSQSSVVNYQCPRNKNCVVDRVNRNRCQYCRLQKCLRLGMSRDAVKFGRMSKKQREKVEDEVRFHKAQMRAASETAPDSSVFEHQTPSSSDQHHPYNGGYAYSGEYASPGPGTGGSGYYNHQAMTNYELSADYVDSTTTYDPRPTQTQVADTVAPDTPSAVTATGVLPSVVTTDPAQISELLSKTIADAHARTCLLSTEQIQEAFRKPHDLSRLIYYKNMAHEQLWLECAQKLTTVIQQIIEFAKMVPGFMKLSQDDQIVLLKAGSFELAVLRMSRYLDLQQNCVLYGDTMLPQDAFYTTDTAEMKLVSCVFELARSIAELKLTETELALYSAAVLLSPDRPGLKGLAEITRLSQAVIRALRSELDRNHVSPIKGDVTVCDAILAKITQLREISLLHMDALAKFKRSQPHLEFPALHKELFSVDS; encoded by the exons CCCAGATCGAAATAATCCCGTGCAAGGTGTGCGGCGACAAGAGCAGCGGCGTTCATTACGGCGTGATCACCTGCGAGGGCTGCAAAGGCTTCTTCAGGCGGTCCCAGTCGTCGGTCGTCAACTATCAATGTCCACGGAACAAGAATTGCGTGGTCGACCGTGTAAACAGAAACCGGTGCCAGTACTGTCGGTTGCAAAAGTGCCTACGCCTCGGCATGTCCAGAGATG CCGTTAAATTCGGGCGCATGTCGAAGAAGCAGCGGGAGAAGGTCGAGGACGAAGTTAGGTTCCACAAGGCACAAATGAGAGCGGCCTCCGAGACAGCGCCCGACAGCAGTGTGTTTGAACATCAGACCCCAAGCAGTTCGGATCAACATCACCCTTACAACGGCGG GTACGCGTATAGTGGTGAATACGCTTCTCCCGGCCCCGGCACGGGTGGGTCGGGTTATTACAATCATCAAGCGATGACGAACTACGAGCTTAGCGCCGATTACGTCGACAGCACGACGACCTACGATCCACGACCGACGCAGACGCAGGTCGCGGACACTGTCGCCCCTGATACGCCCTCCGCTGTCACCGCGACTGGGGTATTACCCAGCGTGGTCACCACCG ATCCGGCACAGATCAGCGAGTTGCTCTCAAAAACGATAGCGGATGCACACGCAAGAACGTGTCTGCTGTCGACGGAACAGATCCAGGAGGCTTTCCGGAAGCCGCACGACCTCTCCAGATTGATCTACTACAAGAACATGGCGCACGAGCAGCTCTGGCTCGAGTGCGCCCAAAAACTAACCACCGTTATCCAGCAGATCATCGAGTTCGCCAAGATGGTCCCTGGATTCATGAAGCTCTCGCAGGACGACCAGATTGTTCTATTAAAGGCTG GTTCCTTCGAGTTGGCTGTGCTACGTATGAGCAGGTACCTCGATCTCCAGCAGAACTGTGTCCTCTACGGTGACACCATGTTGCCACAGGACGCGTTTTACACGACGGACACGGCGGAAATGAAGCTTGTTTCTTGCGTGTTTGAGTTGGCCAGGAGTATTGCCGAATTGAAGCTTACGGAAACAGAGCTGGCTCTTTACAGTGCTGCGGTTCTTCTCAGTCCCG ATCGGCCGGGGCTGAAAGGGCTCGCGGAAATCACGAGACTGTCGCAGGCGGTGATCAGGGCGCTGAGGTCGGAGCTGGATCGTAACCACGTGTCGCCCATAAAGGGCGACGTGACCGTGTGCGACGCGATCCTCGCGAAGATCACCCAGTTGAGGGAGATCTCGCTGCTGCACATGGACGCCCTGGCGAAGTTCAAACGGTCCCAGCCGCACCTCGAGTTCCCGGCCCTCCACAAAGAGCTTTTCAGCGTCGACAGCTGA
- the Hr3 gene encoding nuclear hormone receptor 3 ROR-beta isoform X4, giving the protein MQVVQQVAAFIQRRDQPKKDKFCARARCKVSSSWSRKQRKFLAPESSVYASKRARFAQIEIIPCKVCGDKSSGVHYGVITCEGCKGFFRRSQSSVVNYQCPRNKNCVVDRVNRNRCQYCRLQKCLRLGMSRDAVKFGRMSKKQREKVEDEVRFHKAQMRAASETAPDSSVFEHQTPSSSDQHHPYNGGYAYSGEYASPGPGTGGSGYYNHQAMTNYELSADYVDSTTTYDPRPTQTQVADTVAPDTPSAVTATGVLPSVVTTGKSLSASTTGSSTGGSGGGSSGGGGGGGGGGGGGNGGGSGGGGGSGSGGSGSGTGGGAAAGGGSLSGGGIVAVKQETTVELASLGHGSYTMVDSTTFLSGQQQRVSNPSEDDEVPSLPNPAQISELLSKTIADAHARTCLLSTEQIQEAFRKPHDLSRLIYYKNMAHEQLWLECAQKLTTVIQQIIEFAKMVPGFMKLSQDDQIVLLKAGSFELAVLRMSRYLDLQQNCVLYGDTMLPQDAFYTTDTAEMKLVSCVFELARSIAELKLTETELALYSAAVLLSPDRPGLKGLAEITRLSQAVIRALRSELDRNHVSPIKGDVTVCDAILAKITQLREISLLHMDALAKFKRSQPHLEFPALHKELFSVDS; this is encoded by the exons CCCAGATCGAAATAATCCCGTGCAAGGTGTGCGGCGACAAGAGCAGCGGCGTTCATTACGGCGTGATCACCTGCGAGGGCTGCAAAGGCTTCTTCAGGCGGTCCCAGTCGTCGGTCGTCAACTATCAATGTCCACGGAACAAGAATTGCGTGGTCGACCGTGTAAACAGAAACCGGTGCCAGTACTGTCGGTTGCAAAAGTGCCTACGCCTCGGCATGTCCAGAGATG CCGTTAAATTCGGGCGCATGTCGAAGAAGCAGCGGGAGAAGGTCGAGGACGAAGTTAGGTTCCACAAGGCACAAATGAGAGCGGCCTCCGAGACAGCGCCCGACAGCAGTGTGTTTGAACATCAGACCCCAAGCAGTTCGGATCAACATCACCCTTACAACGGCGG GTACGCGTATAGTGGTGAATACGCTTCTCCCGGCCCCGGCACGGGTGGGTCGGGTTATTACAATCATCAAGCGATGACGAACTACGAGCTTAGCGCCGATTACGTCGACAGCACGACGACCTACGATCCACGACCGACGCAGACGCAGGTCGCGGACACTGTCGCCCCTGATACGCCCTCCGCTGTCACCGCGACTGGGGTATTACCCAGCGTGGTCACCACCG GGAAGTCGCTGTCTGCCTCGACGACCGGAAGCAGCACGGGGGGTAGTGGTGGAGGTAGTAGCGGCGGcggaggcggcggtggtggcggtggtggcggtggtAACGGTGGTGGatccggtggtggtggtggctcGGGTAGCGGAGGGAGCGGTTCTGGCACCGGCGGTGGCGCGGCCGCCGGTGGCGGTTCCCTGAGCGGTGGTGGAATCGTTGCTGTCAAGCAAGAGACCACCGTCGAGCTGGCCAGCTTGGGCCACGGCTCGTACACGATGGTCGACTCGACGACCTTTCTGAGCGGTCAGCAACAGAGGGTCAGCAATCCATCCGAGGACGACGAAGTGCCGAGTCTGCCCA ATCCGGCACAGATCAGCGAGTTGCTCTCAAAAACGATAGCGGATGCACACGCAAGAACGTGTCTGCTGTCGACGGAACAGATCCAGGAGGCTTTCCGGAAGCCGCACGACCTCTCCAGATTGATCTACTACAAGAACATGGCGCACGAGCAGCTCTGGCTCGAGTGCGCCCAAAAACTAACCACCGTTATCCAGCAGATCATCGAGTTCGCCAAGATGGTCCCTGGATTCATGAAGCTCTCGCAGGACGACCAGATTGTTCTATTAAAGGCTG GTTCCTTCGAGTTGGCTGTGCTACGTATGAGCAGGTACCTCGATCTCCAGCAGAACTGTGTCCTCTACGGTGACACCATGTTGCCACAGGACGCGTTTTACACGACGGACACGGCGGAAATGAAGCTTGTTTCTTGCGTGTTTGAGTTGGCCAGGAGTATTGCCGAATTGAAGCTTACGGAAACAGAGCTGGCTCTTTACAGTGCTGCGGTTCTTCTCAGTCCCG ATCGGCCGGGGCTGAAAGGGCTCGCGGAAATCACGAGACTGTCGCAGGCGGTGATCAGGGCGCTGAGGTCGGAGCTGGATCGTAACCACGTGTCGCCCATAAAGGGCGACGTGACCGTGTGCGACGCGATCCTCGCGAAGATCACCCAGTTGAGGGAGATCTCGCTGCTGCACATGGACGCCCTGGCGAAGTTCAAACGGTCCCAGCCGCACCTCGAGTTCCCGGCCCTCCACAAAGAGCTTTTCAGCGTCGACAGCTGA
- the Hr3 gene encoding nuclear hormone receptor 3 ROR-beta isoform X5 encodes MFEMWSAVSSKLEHSATSSGSPLPLTSHAPQTPHTSSGSIKAQIEIIPCKVCGDKSSGVHYGVITCEGCKGFFRRSQSSVVNYQCPRNKNCVVDRVNRNRCQYCRLQKCLRLGMSRDAVKFGRMSKKQREKVEDEVRFHKAQMRAASETAPDSSVFEHQTPSSSDQHHPYNGGYAYSGEYASPGPGTGGSGYYNHQAMTNYELSADYVDSTTTYDPRPTQTQVADTVAPDTPSAVTATGVLPSVVTTGKSLSASTTGSSTGGSGGGSSGGGGGGGGGGGGGNGGGSGGGGGSGSGGSGSGTGGGAAAGGGSLSGGGIVAVKQETTVELASLGHGSYTMVDSTTFLSGQQQRVSNPSEDDEVPSLPSMSHARYPAQISELLSKTIADAHARTCLLSTEQIQEAFRKPHDLSRLIYYKNMAHEQLWLECAQKLTTVIQQIIEFAKMVPGFMKLSQDDQIVLLKAGSFELAVLRMSRYLDLQQNCVLYGDTMLPQDAFYTTDTAEMKLVSCVFELARSIAELKLTETELALYSAAVLLSPDRPGLKGLAEITRLSQAVIRALRSELDRNHVSPIKGDVTVCDAILAKITQLREISLLHMDALAKFKRSQPHLEFPALHKELFSVDS; translated from the exons CCCAGATCGAAATAATCCCGTGCAAGGTGTGCGGCGACAAGAGCAGCGGCGTTCATTACGGCGTGATCACCTGCGAGGGCTGCAAAGGCTTCTTCAGGCGGTCCCAGTCGTCGGTCGTCAACTATCAATGTCCACGGAACAAGAATTGCGTGGTCGACCGTGTAAACAGAAACCGGTGCCAGTACTGTCGGTTGCAAAAGTGCCTACGCCTCGGCATGTCCAGAGATG CCGTTAAATTCGGGCGCATGTCGAAGAAGCAGCGGGAGAAGGTCGAGGACGAAGTTAGGTTCCACAAGGCACAAATGAGAGCGGCCTCCGAGACAGCGCCCGACAGCAGTGTGTTTGAACATCAGACCCCAAGCAGTTCGGATCAACATCACCCTTACAACGGCGG GTACGCGTATAGTGGTGAATACGCTTCTCCCGGCCCCGGCACGGGTGGGTCGGGTTATTACAATCATCAAGCGATGACGAACTACGAGCTTAGCGCCGATTACGTCGACAGCACGACGACCTACGATCCACGACCGACGCAGACGCAGGTCGCGGACACTGTCGCCCCTGATACGCCCTCCGCTGTCACCGCGACTGGGGTATTACCCAGCGTGGTCACCACCG GGAAGTCGCTGTCTGCCTCGACGACCGGAAGCAGCACGGGGGGTAGTGGTGGAGGTAGTAGCGGCGGcggaggcggcggtggtggcggtggtggcggtggtAACGGTGGTGGatccggtggtggtggtggctcGGGTAGCGGAGGGAGCGGTTCTGGCACCGGCGGTGGCGCGGCCGCCGGTGGCGGTTCCCTGAGCGGTGGTGGAATCGTTGCTGTCAAGCAAGAGACCACCGTCGAGCTGGCCAGCTTGGGCCACGGCTCGTACACGATGGTCGACTCGACGACCTTTCTGAGCGGTCAGCAACAGAGGGTCAGCAATCCATCCGAGGACGACGAAGTGCCGAGTCTGCCCAGTATGTCCCATGCGAGAT ATCCGGCACAGATCAGCGAGTTGCTCTCAAAAACGATAGCGGATGCACACGCAAGAACGTGTCTGCTGTCGACGGAACAGATCCAGGAGGCTTTCCGGAAGCCGCACGACCTCTCCAGATTGATCTACTACAAGAACATGGCGCACGAGCAGCTCTGGCTCGAGTGCGCCCAAAAACTAACCACCGTTATCCAGCAGATCATCGAGTTCGCCAAGATGGTCCCTGGATTCATGAAGCTCTCGCAGGACGACCAGATTGTTCTATTAAAGGCTG GTTCCTTCGAGTTGGCTGTGCTACGTATGAGCAGGTACCTCGATCTCCAGCAGAACTGTGTCCTCTACGGTGACACCATGTTGCCACAGGACGCGTTTTACACGACGGACACGGCGGAAATGAAGCTTGTTTCTTGCGTGTTTGAGTTGGCCAGGAGTATTGCCGAATTGAAGCTTACGGAAACAGAGCTGGCTCTTTACAGTGCTGCGGTTCTTCTCAGTCCCG ATCGGCCGGGGCTGAAAGGGCTCGCGGAAATCACGAGACTGTCGCAGGCGGTGATCAGGGCGCTGAGGTCGGAGCTGGATCGTAACCACGTGTCGCCCATAAAGGGCGACGTGACCGTGTGCGACGCGATCCTCGCGAAGATCACCCAGTTGAGGGAGATCTCGCTGCTGCACATGGACGCCCTGGCGAAGTTCAAACGGTCCCAGCCGCACCTCGAGTTCCCGGCCCTCCACAAAGAGCTTTTCAGCGTCGACAGCTGA